The uncultured Hyphomonas sp. genome includes a region encoding these proteins:
- a CDS encoding MFS transporter, which yields MILSGSERLRANRAMAQDKKRAVFRLLTSTSETPGNLDISDTAREHEPDNFFRHVSSLSASKIADGLIDPKLVLSWLLTTLGAPAGLLGLLVPIREAGALFPQMFTAGALRRVKRRKWAWAGGALIEGLAAIAMGLAALMLTGAVAGWVILGALTALALARSVCSVTYKDVLGKTIAKSRRGTATGTAGTIGAGAVLAYGVLLAFAGENRLALVTGGLMLAGLLWVSAAAVFASIAEEASEPETSASPVRRLADDFGLLARDAQLRRFILVRALLTSTALAPPFMVALGTQDETARNMFGGLGLLVVASASAGLLSSYVWGRLADRSSRKVLILTGLAGALALFGTLGLNAAGLLAANTGLPVMIFILMIAYQGVRLGRSTHLVDMATAETRAAYTALSNTIIGTVLILGGGFSLVASFAGLATVIAILGAMSAVAALFALGLDEVQSG from the coding sequence ATGATCCTTTCAGGATCCGAACGGCTGAGGGCAAACCGGGCGATGGCGCAGGACAAGAAGAGAGCGGTCTTCCGCCTGTTGACCTCGACGAGCGAAACGCCCGGCAATCTGGATATCTCCGATACCGCTCGCGAACATGAGCCCGACAATTTCTTCCGGCATGTCAGCAGCCTTTCGGCCAGCAAGATTGCCGACGGGCTGATCGACCCGAAACTTGTGCTGAGCTGGCTGCTCACCACGCTCGGCGCCCCGGCCGGCCTGCTCGGCCTTCTGGTGCCGATCCGTGAGGCGGGCGCCCTCTTCCCGCAGATGTTTACCGCCGGTGCGCTGCGCCGGGTGAAGCGACGAAAATGGGCCTGGGCAGGTGGCGCGCTGATAGAAGGTCTCGCCGCCATCGCCATGGGACTGGCGGCGCTGATGCTGACCGGCGCAGTGGCAGGCTGGGTCATTCTCGGGGCGCTCACCGCATTGGCCCTCGCCCGGTCTGTCTGTTCGGTCACCTACAAGGACGTGCTCGGCAAGACGATTGCAAAATCCCGGCGCGGTACGGCCACCGGAACGGCAGGCACGATCGGCGCGGGCGCCGTGCTGGCCTATGGCGTGCTGCTGGCCTTTGCCGGGGAGAACCGTCTGGCGCTGGTCACCGGCGGGCTGATGCTGGCGGGCCTTCTCTGGGTCTCCGCCGCCGCTGTGTTTGCCAGCATTGCCGAGGAGGCCAGCGAGCCGGAGACAAGCGCCAGCCCCGTCCGCAGGCTCGCGGACGATTTCGGCCTGCTGGCGCGCGACGCCCAGCTGCGCCGGTTCATTCTTGTCCGGGCCCTGCTGACCTCCACCGCGCTTGCCCCGCCCTTCATGGTGGCCCTCGGCACGCAGGATGAGACGGCGCGCAACATGTTCGGCGGGCTCGGCCTCTTGGTCGTTGCCTCCGCGAGCGCGGGCCTACTGAGTTCCTATGTCTGGGGACGCCTTGCCGACCGCTCCAGCCGCAAGGTCCTGATCCTGACAGGCCTTGCCGGGGCATTGGCCCTCTTCGGCACGCTGGGCCTCAATGCCGCCGGCCTGCTGGCCGCAAATACGGGCCTGCCGGTGATGATCTTTATCCTGATGATTGCCTATCAGGGCGTGCGCCTTGGCCGGTCGACCCATCTGGTCGACATGGCGACGGCGGAGACGCGCGCAGCCTACACCGCCCTGTCCAACACGATCATCGGCACCGTGCTGATCCTCGGCGGTGGCTTCAGCCTGGTGGCAAGCTTTGCCGGACTGGCAACGGTCATCGCCATCCTCGGCGCGATGAGCGCTGTCGCGGCCTTGTTTGCGCTCGGGCTGGACGAGGTCCAGTCTGGGTAA
- a CDS encoding radical SAM protein, whose product MADTHYSNQKFSHPDITAKGETRASVAWTGLKTLWFNTGTLCNVECRNCYILSSPKNDRLVYLTLADVMPYLNEIDRMTSEAVEIGITGGEPFMCPDILPIMEAILFRGHSLLFLTNAMRPMMRPRIQEGLQRLRRNGLTEKLILRVSLDSHDPALHDAERGEGAFEEACNGLRWLAEEGFTVAIAGRQSLHEDEAAARAAYGALATSLGLSLDPADPKQLVLFPEMIARDDPPEITTECWGILGKSPESIMCADQRMVIRRKGSARASVTACTLLVDDPAFELGHTLKEATAEPVKLNHPWCASFCVLGGGSCSA is encoded by the coding sequence ATGGCAGACACACATTATTCCAATCAGAAATTTTCCCATCCGGACATCACGGCGAAGGGCGAGACCCGCGCCAGCGTGGCCTGGACGGGGCTGAAAACGCTTTGGTTCAACACCGGGACGCTCTGCAATGTCGAGTGCCGGAATTGCTACATCCTCTCCTCGCCGAAGAATGACCGGCTGGTCTACCTGACGCTCGCCGACGTCATGCCATATCTGAATGAAATCGACCGGATGACCTCCGAAGCGGTGGAGATCGGCATCACCGGCGGCGAGCCCTTCATGTGCCCGGATATTCTGCCGATCATGGAAGCGATCCTCTTCCGCGGGCACAGCCTTCTGTTCCTGACCAACGCCATGCGCCCGATGATGCGGCCCCGCATCCAGGAAGGCCTCCAGCGCCTTCGCCGGAACGGCCTGACGGAGAAGCTGATCCTCCGCGTCTCGCTCGACAGCCATGACCCGGCGCTGCACGACGCCGAGCGTGGAGAGGGGGCCTTTGAGGAGGCCTGCAATGGTCTGCGCTGGCTGGCCGAAGAGGGTTTCACCGTGGCGATTGCCGGGCGCCAGTCCCTGCACGAGGACGAAGCGGCTGCCCGCGCGGCCTATGGCGCGCTTGCCACCTCGCTCGGCCTGTCGCTGGACCCTGCCGATCCGAAACAGCTCGTCCTGTTCCCGGAGATGATCGCCAGGGATGATCCGCCGGAGATCACGACCGAATGCTGGGGGATCCTCGGCAAGTCGCCGGAGAGCATCATGTGCGCAGACCAGCGCATGGTGATCCGCCGCAAAGGCTCCGCGCGCGCCAGTGTCACGGCCTGCACGCTGCTGGTCGATGATCCGGCGTTCGAACTCGGCCACACGCTGAAGGAAGCGACGGCAGAACCAGTGAAGCTCAATCACCCGTGGTGCGCCAGTTTCTGCGTCCTTGGTGGCGGCAGCTGTTCGGCCTGA
- the yidD gene encoding membrane protein insertion efficiency factor YidD, translated as MAHLDLDVPEELRPSTLRRLGIRPDLDNRVDAMPPLRGWGARQAAIALLRLYRWVRPDIIGNRCVYEPSCSRYSELAFRTKPVATAFRLTFTRLHRCKPGHGGTDLSELELPE; from the coding sequence ATGGCGCATCTGGATCTGGATGTGCCGGAAGAATTGCGGCCATCCACTCTGCGAAGGCTGGGCATCAGGCCAGACCTGGACAACCGGGTAGATGCGATGCCGCCTCTGCGGGGTTGGGGCGCGCGTCAGGCGGCCATCGCCCTGCTGCGTCTTTATCGCTGGGTACGCCCGGACATCATCGGCAATCGCTGCGTCTATGAGCCGAGCTGTTCGCGCTACAGCGAGCTGGCCTTCCGCACGAAGCCTGTCGCCACCGCCTTCCGTCTTACCTTCACCCGCCTGCACCGGTGCAAACCCGGCCATGGCGGCACCGACCTGTCAGAATTGGAGCTACCAGAATGA